TTGTTCACTTTCCTTCGCGAGTGAGAGAGATTTTTTAATTCTTCGTTCTGATCGTGTAAAAGTGATCTTTTTATACGCCTGGTCGCTGCCACGGACGTTTTGGTTGCCGGAGAACACGAAGGATGAGTTAACAAAAACTTTTGGAATTACAATCTTAAGTGAAGAAAACTCAAATTAGACTGTGGAAAGAGGTTGAATTGGAATCCTGCTCGGTGATTTCTTTTTAGTTGTGTTTTTCGGtaatttaaagtttaataaGATATATGTGCAATAAGCTATATCTATGGcgattatatatatggtttccACCCCTTATAGCCTTATAGGCGTAGCTTGCTTTCGACTTGGGTTTTATTTTGGGAGCTTTTATATCTCTTATTAAAGGGTAGCAATCGGAGTGTGGTTATTTATTAACTTGTAAATCTTTTTATTGCAACTGTTTAATGGGAAATGATGTTTCTATTCTCTGGACGGTTGCTTACACACCACCCTCTTTCTTAGTGGTTTGCCTCCACACCACTACTCCTTAGTGCAATCTCTTTTCGAATAGAAAAATTCTTAGGAAATTGAtagtttttgtagtttttttttttttttgtttttgacttTTTGGTGTGAATCAATATCGCGGTTCTTACTGGCTCAAAATGTGCATAGTCATTCAGTGACATTACTTGGATGAATAGGGGAGGTTATTAACATactgataaataaataagaacagAATCCAACAATTTGTAATTCTGAATGTTAAGAAATCAcaaattatatagaattttgTACCTGAAAAGGTCTCAATTTGGGTAATTTAGTATGCATCATGTGTTTCAATACTTGGGAATAAAGatgattgattttgttttctaaGAAAGGCAAATGCAGAATGATTTGTTCAATTCTTGAATATGACTGTTAGTTATAAAGAAAAAGATCTTGAATATGACTGGCATTAAGGAGTTCTTCcatggaagaaaaaatattttatagataatttcTTGAGTGTGGCTCATCGATGCCATTACAAAGTCGTCAGTTTGGAAATAGTACCAAGAAGGGTGACAAGATCAAGCGAATAAAGATTAACACatacagtttttttatttaccatttttttctcaaaatgcaTGCTGTTACAAAGCCCTACCTAAAGCCACCTATGGTTTACCTGTTACATAGCATACTAGTATTACTGGAAGGAGGTAAAAATTGATGCAATTGAGAATTTGTGTATTGACTTAGCTGTTACatatcttgatttttgttttaccTTTTATGTCCCCTATCTCCattacatttcttttctttcctatatatatgtactcCCAATTCTGCTTACACAGATGTTGTTGCCGTGTTAGTTGTACATTTCAAAgaacgaaaaaagaaattattcagAAATTTAATGGATCAAGGAAGGAGACCAAATGCGGTTGTTGCGAATGATAACAGCAAGATATACATGGACCTCAAGAGCATAATAAAGGAGCACACGCTCCCTTTTCTTCCTGCCAAATCCCTTTTCAGGTTCAAGGGGGTTTGCAGGGACTGGAAGCTCCAGATCTCAACTCCTTTCTTTGCCCACAATCAATCAAATAGTTTCCACAACGTCTCAGGCTTCTTTTGCCAGTCTTGTTCAAACCCACCTACATTTATCTCCCTTGATCCAAATTCATATGGTGTTCCAGACCCATCTTTGCAATTTTTGCCTGAACCAGTTGACATCAGGAGTTCTTCCAATGGCCTACTGTGTTGCCAGGGTCGCACTGGCGACAATGCCTATTACATCTGCAATCCTGCCACCAAGCAGTGGAAGAAACTCCCTAAACCCAATGCTGATCATGGGTCTAATCCTGCCATTGTACTCATATTCGAACCATCTTTACTCAACTTTGTTGCTGAGTACAAGCTCATTTGTGCTTTTTCATCTGCGGATTTTGACAATGCATTGGAATTCGAGATTTATTCCTCTGCAGAAAATTGTTGGAGAATTT
Above is a genomic segment from Juglans microcarpa x Juglans regia isolate MS1-56 chromosome 1D, Jm3101_v1.0, whole genome shotgun sequence containing:
- the LOC121253043 gene encoding F-box protein At5g07610-like — encoded protein: MDQGRRPNAVVANDNSKIYMDLKSIIKEHTLPFLPAKSLFRFKGVCRDWKLQISTPFFAHNQSNSFHNVSGFFCQSCSNPPTFISLDPNSYGVPDPSLQFLPEPVDIRSSSNGLLCCQGRTGDNAYYICNPATKQWKKLPKPNADHGSNPAIVLIFEPSLLNFVAEYKLICAFSSADFDNALEFEIYSSAENCWRISGEIYFGATKIKPNSGVHVNGIIYWLSKTGGIVVFDLTMERSQRLYGHKNGFYSHNHGCLGVMNEKLASVISSYNQTLTVSVLSNSYTNTMAMNSKVKAWDTKLSVNVSESSEYQGPVLYACEDVIVIQSDRGLYSFDMKTREFGRLTSEADHDIRVVGYMNSLVEL